In the Betaproteobacteria bacterium genome, one interval contains:
- a CDS encoding GAF domain-containing protein, giving the protein MSSHADAKAISRTFRALPDASVNEGLFTSLEYLNRIGVALSSEKDINRLLETILHAAKTITNADGGTLYRVIDGHLKFEIVLNDSLHIAMGGTTGNDVPFYPIPLHQPDGVENTSMVAAYAVLRDETVNIADAYTAEGFDFSGTRNFDKKTGYRSTSFLTIPMKNHDGEIIGVLQLLNAQNNDGQVMSFTAEDQRLAESLASQAAIALTNRMLITQLEMLFESLIELINTAIDEKSPYTGGHCKRVPTLTMMLAEAAAAVQEGPLAGFRMTDKDRYELKIAGLLHDCGKITTPVHVVDKATKLETIFDRVHMVSQRFDILQRDAEITMLKAKLSAAESGDQEAARQAEETFYARSQQLDEDRAFLERANVGSERMSPEDQARVNRIACYPLEGSSGETVTFLTDDERDNLNIPYGTLNTTERKIINHHIDATITMLEALPWPKHLKNVPEYAGGHHERMDGKGYPKGLSRAQMSIQARTMGIADIFEALTAKDRPYKPGKTLSESLQILGKLKQNGHIDPDLFDVFVRQRVYLKYAEQFLDPVQVDNVDQAAIPGFDAARK; this is encoded by the coding sequence ATGAGCTCGCACGCTGACGCAAAGGCCATCAGTCGTACCTTTCGGGCGCTACCGGACGCATCCGTCAACGAGGGGCTGTTCACCTCACTTGAATACCTGAACCGCATCGGCGTTGCTTTGTCCTCCGAAAAGGACATCAACCGCCTGCTTGAGACCATCCTCCACGCTGCCAAAACCATCACCAATGCGGATGGCGGCACGCTTTATCGCGTGATAGACGGCCATCTCAAATTTGAAATCGTTCTCAACGATAGTCTGCATATTGCAATGGGCGGTACAACCGGCAACGATGTGCCGTTCTACCCCATTCCCCTCCATCAGCCAGACGGCGTGGAAAACACGTCGATGGTCGCCGCCTATGCGGTGCTGCGGGATGAGACGGTCAATATTGCGGACGCCTACACGGCAGAGGGCTTTGATTTTTCCGGCACGCGTAATTTCGACAAGAAAACCGGCTATCGATCGACCTCTTTCCTGACCATTCCGATGAAGAACCACGACGGTGAAATCATCGGCGTGCTGCAACTTTTGAATGCGCAGAATAATGACGGCCAGGTAATGTCCTTCACGGCGGAGGATCAGCGGCTGGCCGAGTCACTGGCATCGCAAGCCGCGATCGCCCTTACCAATCGCATGCTGATTACGCAGCTGGAAATGCTGTTCGAGTCGCTGATCGAATTGATCAACACGGCTATCGACGAGAAATCACCGTATACGGGCGGGCACTGCAAGCGCGTGCCGACATTGACCATGATGCTGGCTGAAGCCGCCGCAGCGGTACAGGAAGGACCACTCGCCGGTTTTCGCATGACGGACAAGGACCGCTACGAGCTGAAAATCGCAGGCTTGTTACACGATTGCGGAAAGATCACGACACCGGTTCACGTCGTTGACAAGGCGACCAAGCTGGAAACAATTTTTGACCGCGTGCACATGGTTTCGCAGCGCTTTGACATTTTGCAGCGCGATGCCGAAATCACCATGCTCAAAGCCAAACTTTCGGCCGCGGAATCAGGCGATCAGGAAGCTGCGCGACAGGCCGAGGAAACGTTTTACGCGCGTTCACAGCAACTTGATGAAGATCGTGCCTTTCTCGAACGCGCCAACGTTGGCAGCGAGCGCATGAGCCCTGAAGACCAGGCACGCGTAAACAGGATCGCCTGCTATCCATTGGAGGGATCATCCGGCGAAACGGTCACTTTCCTGACCGACGATGAACGGGACAACCTCAATATTCCCTATGGCACGCTGAACACTACCGAACGCAAAATCATCAATCACCATATCGACGCGACGATTACCATGCTTGAAGCATTGCCGTGGCCGAAGCATCTAAAGAACGTTCCAGAGTACGCGGGCGGCCATCACGAGCGCATGGACGGCAAGGGCTATCCAAAAGGGCTCTCGCGTGCGCAGATGAGTATCCAGGCTCGGACCATGGGCATCGCTGATATCTTTGAGGCGCTGACCGCCAAAGATCGTCCCTACAAGCCCGGCAAGACGCTTTCTGAATCCTTGCAAATACTTGGCAAGCTCAAGCAGAACGGTCACATCGATCCGGATCTGTTCGATGTGTTTGTGCGCCAGCGGGTCTATCTTAAGTACGCGGAACAGTTTCTGGACCCGGTGCAGGTGGATAACGTTGATCAGGCAGCCATTCCCGGGTTTGACGCAGCCAGAAAGTGA